A window of Ananas comosus cultivar F153 linkage group 4, ASM154086v1, whole genome shotgun sequence contains these coding sequences:
- the LOC109708857 gene encoding bifunctional phosphatase IMPL2, chloroplastic — protein sequence MLSSPSLPRHRAHALNPSSHRRHANPNPNLKPFPPLRIPSSTTPRRLRARADRIGAPRRSPVSGSETARGSNVDATEVSDRDMDRMLEVANRAADVAGEVLRKYFRQRFDIIDKEDLSPVTIADREAEESMVSIILESFPSHAVFGEENGWRCKEDSADYVWVLDPIDGTKSFITGKPLFGTLIALLYKGEPIVGIIDQPVLRERWVGVRGRRTILNGREISTRPCSILSQAYLYTTSPHLFSGDAEEAFIRVRNKVKVPLYGCDCYAYALLASGFVDLVIESGLKPYDFLSLVPVIEGAGGKITDWKGNKLHWEASPQSHPTSFNVVAAGDALVHKQALDALQWP from the exons AtgctctcctctccctctctccctcgccACCGCGCCCATGCCCTAAACCCTTCCTCCCACCGCCGCCacgcaaaccctaaccctaaccttaaACCCTTCCCTCCGCTCCGCATCCCCTCCTCGACCACTCCTCGGAGGCTCCGCGCTCGCGCCGATCGGATCGGGGCTCCGAGGCGATCCCCGGTTTCCGGATCGGAGACGGCGAGGGGGAGCAACGTGGATGCGACGGAGGTGAGCGACCGGGACATGGATCGGATGCTCGAGGTGGCGAACAGGGCGGCGGATGTCGCCGGGGAGGTTCTCCGCAAGTACTTTCGCCAGAGGTTCGACATCATCGACAAGGAGGATCTCA GTCCTGTGACTATTGCGGAtcgggaggcggaggagtcGATGGTGTCTATCATACTGGAGAGCTTCCCTTCTCATGCTGT TTTTGGGGAGGAGAATGGTTGGAGGTGTAAGGAGGATTCTGCTGATTATGTATGGGTTTTGGATCCAATTGATGGGACTAAAAGCTTCATTACCG GAAAACCCTTATTTGGTACTCTTATTGCTCTTCTCTACAAGGGAGAACCG ATTGTCGGCATTATTGATCAGCCAGTATTAAGAGAAAGATGGGTTGGGGTTAGAGGCAGGAGAACGATTTTGAATGGACGAGAAATTTCAACTCGCCCGTGTAGCATTCTTTCACAAGCTTACTT GTACACAACAAGTCCACACCTTTTCAGTGGAGATGCTGAGGAAGCATTTATTCGTGTGAGAAATAAG GTGAAAGTCCCATTATATGGTTGCGATTGCTACGCCTATGCTCTTTTGGCTTCTGGTTTTGTGGATCTTGTTATCGAATCCGGCTTGAAG CCCTATGATTTCCTATCGTTGGTGCCGGTGATAGAAGGCGCCGGTGGCAAAATAACTGATTGGAAAGGAAATAAGCTCCATTGGGAGGCCTCTCCTCAATCACACCCCACAA GTTTTAATGTGGTGGCGGCGGGAGATGCCCTGGTCCATAAACAGGCTTTGGATGCACTTCAGTGGCCCTAA